In Leptospira sp. WS58.C1, a single genomic region encodes these proteins:
- the atpG gene encoding ATP synthase F1 subunit gamma, with protein sequence MATPREIKKRISSVKNTRKITRTMEMVATAKSKKLSDRVNASHPFSNKIKELVGALASLASVVKSPYLRKPNTIRSIALLVITANRGLCGGYNSKTIRLARTRIQELKDQGVNVRLFVVGKKGISYFQFAKEKIEKSYTHIDDKSGYKEAEEFADFFLDLFAKEEVDSVEIISTVYRSSANQEPEVTKVLPFEAQGETNVGSNVLYEPSPADILESLLPLVVKTAFLKAILEANCSEQIAKRVAMKSATDAASEMIKLLTRGYNRIRQAKITQEISEIVAGADSLN encoded by the coding sequence TTGGCTACACCCAGGGAAATAAAGAAGCGGATCAGCTCCGTTAAGAACACTCGGAAGATCACTCGAACTATGGAAATGGTCGCTACGGCCAAGTCCAAAAAGTTGAGCGATAGGGTGAACGCGTCCCATCCATTCTCCAACAAAATTAAAGAATTGGTGGGGGCGCTTGCCTCCTTGGCTTCCGTAGTAAAAAGTCCTTATTTAAGAAAACCGAATACGATCCGTTCGATCGCTCTTCTTGTGATCACTGCGAACAGAGGTCTTTGTGGAGGATACAACTCCAAGACGATCCGTTTGGCAAGAACTCGCATCCAAGAGTTGAAGGATCAGGGCGTAAATGTTCGACTTTTTGTCGTAGGTAAAAAGGGGATTTCCTATTTTCAATTCGCAAAAGAGAAAATAGAAAAATCCTATACTCATATCGATGACAAGTCCGGTTACAAGGAAGCGGAAGAGTTTGCGGACTTCTTCTTGGATCTATTTGCAAAAGAAGAAGTGGATTCGGTGGAAATTATCTCCACAGTGTATCGTTCTTCCGCAAACCAAGAACCAGAAGTGACTAAGGTTCTTCCGTTCGAAGCACAAGGAGAAACGAATGTCGGTTCCAACGTTCTATACGAACCGAGCCCGGCTGACATTTTGGAATCACTTCTTCCTTTAGTTGTAAAAACTGCATTTTTAAAAGCGATCTTGGAAGCGAATTGTTCCGAGCAGATCGCAAAACGCGTGGCCATGAAATCCGCAACGGACGCGGCCTCCGAGATGATCAAACTTCTGACCCGCGGTTACAACCGTATCCGTCAGGCGAAGATCACTCAGGAGATCTCGGAGATCGTAGCGGGTGCGGACTCGCTAAACTAG
- a CDS encoding GAF domain-containing protein produces the protein MGLLDKVTRLIRSGNLETGAKTSSVAVAGEEKPSLLKKSMALRAKGLLEKAMDFGGRKEKPTSAYDDPTSFEPATASSSSEDDFSFDSPSADFGDIDFGAEPSGESFGGEGPDAEVSFPDSAFGEESFEEETANSDFDLSSVDLGPSGEEGSDFEIDPDLGLGLEDSDIGADFGELPEEVPSKGLLSKAEEAKEEEKIPSGLPKPEAIKDPFDDWVKDAENQASQEASRPFSKEQNETENAQFLFDDDSDYSTMPIDLQIASRKKLENYLSAFEISKEISASKDFTNFFENLSFSIQGQIGAESIVIFSSTNGEFDVLRVVEAQGIGADTDWVLEVGDESYQAALKTPSVVYAREILKHSPPKKEKEILEKTEAEMLVPIRSYDEFYGIIILSKTIEGEDYTIEDLEFLKIVGEMAGSVLRRIMDLEALHQENDRLNQVVKSNERILATARDLAGVRDMDEAYDYLVEVLKKELGLRRWSFLLLDRTTRKEYKVFGTNLLTPDTSGKFRLGLDSNLVGIVANVPGVFRIANFRKNPELLSQLSNDEIGLMHDFDILPFLNLNWLVGMLFIHETERPWTDTDRETAVGISEIASPVLSNLLMLEERDAVFRDPFSPVESRIDEAISRSSKIGTPFSLTVFKVQNATRMVRIKGAGFFAHYCEELRSSIQENLGETDYCYRVGQGKYVVVLDGKDREETQIVVRKIRNRIVELDKKNKDFQTSTANQTLCYPADTREKERMLELIEES, from the coding sequence ATGGGTTTGCTGGACAAGGTTACTCGTCTCATCCGTTCCGGAAATTTGGAAACCGGAGCTAAAACTTCTTCGGTTGCGGTTGCCGGAGAAGAAAAACCTTCCCTTTTGAAAAAGTCAATGGCTTTGCGTGCCAAAGGGCTTTTGGAAAAGGCAATGGATTTTGGCGGACGAAAAGAGAAGCCGACTTCTGCGTACGACGATCCGACCAGTTTTGAACCTGCAACCGCTTCCTCCTCTTCGGAAGATGATTTTAGTTTTGATTCTCCTTCCGCTGATTTTGGAGATATCGATTTTGGCGCAGAACCTTCCGGGGAGTCTTTCGGCGGGGAAGGTCCAGATGCAGAAGTTTCTTTTCCGGATTCCGCTTTCGGAGAAGAAAGTTTTGAAGAAGAAACCGCTAACAGCGATTTCGATCTTTCTTCCGTAGACTTAGGGCCCTCTGGTGAAGAGGGATCGGATTTTGAAATAGATCCCGATCTTGGATTAGGTTTAGAAGATTCGGATATAGGTGCGGATTTCGGAGAACTCCCGGAAGAAGTTCCAAGTAAAGGATTATTATCCAAAGCGGAAGAAGCAAAAGAAGAGGAAAAAATACCGTCCGGGCTTCCTAAACCTGAGGCAATTAAAGATCCATTCGACGATTGGGTCAAGGATGCCGAGAACCAAGCAAGTCAAGAAGCAAGTCGTCCTTTCAGTAAGGAACAGAATGAAACGGAGAATGCCCAGTTCTTATTCGATGATGACTCGGACTATTCCACAATGCCTATCGATCTACAGATCGCTTCCCGTAAAAAATTAGAGAACTATTTATCTGCATTCGAAATTTCTAAAGAGATTTCCGCATCCAAGGATTTTACCAATTTTTTTGAGAACTTAAGCTTTTCCATCCAAGGACAGATCGGCGCGGAATCGATAGTCATATTCTCCTCTACAAATGGAGAATTTGACGTACTTCGAGTCGTGGAAGCTCAAGGGATCGGTGCGGATACTGACTGGGTTTTGGAGGTAGGGGATGAAAGTTACCAAGCCGCGCTAAAAACGCCTTCCGTAGTGTATGCAAGGGAAATTTTAAAACATTCTCCTCCTAAAAAAGAAAAAGAGATCTTAGAGAAGACCGAAGCGGAGATGCTCGTTCCGATCAGAAGTTACGATGAATTTTATGGAATTATAATATTAAGCAAGACGATTGAAGGCGAAGATTACACGATCGAAGACTTGGAATTCTTGAAGATCGTGGGGGAGATGGCGGGATCCGTATTAAGAAGGATTATGGATCTGGAAGCCCTCCATCAGGAAAACGATCGATTGAACCAGGTGGTCAAAAGTAACGAAAGAATACTTGCGACAGCAAGAGACCTGGCCGGAGTCCGCGATATGGACGAGGCATACGATTATCTGGTAGAAGTATTGAAGAAAGAGCTCGGACTGAGGCGTTGGAGTTTTTTACTTTTGGACAGAACTACTCGGAAAGAATATAAAGTATTCGGAACAAATTTGCTTACGCCGGATACTTCCGGAAAATTCAGATTGGGATTGGATTCCAACTTGGTTGGAATCGTAGCTAACGTCCCTGGGGTGTTTCGGATCGCAAATTTCAGAAAAAATCCCGAGCTATTGTCGCAACTATCCAACGATGAGATCGGGCTCATGCACGATTTCGACATTCTTCCGTTCTTAAACCTGAACTGGCTTGTAGGAATGTTATTTATTCACGAAACGGAAAGGCCTTGGACGGATACGGATCGAGAAACTGCAGTCGGGATTTCCGAGATCGCTTCACCTGTACTTTCCAATTTGTTAATGCTGGAAGAAAGAGATGCGGTATTCCGGGATCCGTTCAGTCCTGTAGAATCGAGAATCGACGAAGCGATTTCCAGATCTTCCAAGATCGGAACTCCATTCAGTCTGACAGTTTTCAAAGTACAAAATGCAACTAGGATGGTTCGCATCAAGGGAGCCGGATTTTTTGCTCATTATTGTGAAGAACTCAGGTCATCTATCCAAGAAAATCTGGGAGAGACCGATTACTGTTATAGGGTCGGTCAAGGAAAGTACGTCGTGGTTCTGGATGGAAAAGACAGAGAGGAAACACAGATCGTAGTTCGTAAGATCCGCAACAGAATCGTAGAGTTGGATAAAAAGAACAAAGACTTTCAGACTTCTACTGCCAACCAAACTCTTTGTTATCCTGCGGATACAAGAGAGAAAGAAAGAATGTTGGAACTGATCGAAGAGTCCTGA
- a CDS encoding SRPBCC domain-containing protein, whose amino-acid sequence MIKNNVETIIEGNKVVYKRYFDVSTELLFEVWSMPEHLSEWWGPDGFTLTTKRMDFINGGIWEFVMHGPDGHDSKNKIQFTDIKEPHYIYYKHLGDGEGDQDVHFESKIIFEKVEEGTNLIMEQIFPSKEELERVNGKYGAIEGAKQHIGNLAKYLETLK is encoded by the coding sequence GTGATAAAAAATAACGTAGAAACGATTATCGAAGGTAATAAGGTCGTTTACAAAAGATACTTTGATGTATCGACAGAACTTCTCTTCGAAGTGTGGTCAATGCCGGAACATCTTTCCGAATGGTGGGGACCCGACGGATTTACACTGACTACTAAACGTATGGATTTTATCAACGGAGGGATTTGGGAATTTGTCATGCATGGACCGGACGGACATGATTCTAAAAACAAGATCCAATTCACCGATATCAAAGAGCCTCATTATATTTATTATAAACATTTGGGCGATGGGGAAGGTGATCAGGACGTTCACTTCGAATCGAAAATTATATTCGAAAAAGTTGAAGAAGGAACAAACTTAATAATGGAGCAGATCTTCCCGAGCAAAGAGGAACTCGAAAGAGTGAATGGGAAATATGGGGCGATCGAAGGCGCTAAACAACATATCGGCAACCTTGCTAAATATTTGGAAACACTGAAATAG
- the atpA gene encoding F0F1 ATP synthase subunit alpha, with protein MKIKTDEITSVLKQEILNYKKDLAVEEVGTVLEVGDGIARVFGLRNVMAGELVEFQNGIRGQAFNLEDNSVGVIIYGEYKNIKEGFSVKRTNKILEVPVGPELLGRVVNPLGEPVDGKGPINAKHTRAVESPAPGISKRQPVEEPLQTGIKSIDAMIPIGRGQRELIIGDRGTGKTSIALDTIINQKGSGVICVYVAIGQKASTVATIVEKLKAVGALEYTIVVSATAADPAPLQYIAPYSGCSFAEYFMYNEKKATLVVYDDLSKQAVAYRQMCLLLRRPPGREAYPGDVFYLHSRLLERAAKLDEKYGAGSLTALPIIETQEGEVSAYIPTNVISITDGQIYLQSNLFASGVRPAVDVGISVSRVGSAAQIKAMKQVAGKMKLELAQFRELEAFAQLGTDLDPVTQAQLDRGYRIVEMLKQPVSSPYPVEEQVVEIFAVTRGHMDKVPVPKVREFGGHLLNVLRTQYPEILNAIRTEKKISDEGKLGEVIASIAADFVRNLK; from the coding sequence ATGAAAATTAAAACGGACGAAATCACGTCGGTTCTCAAACAGGAAATTTTAAATTATAAAAAGGATCTCGCCGTCGAAGAAGTCGGTACCGTTCTGGAAGTAGGGGACGGTATTGCGAGAGTTTTCGGTCTTAGAAACGTAATGGCCGGAGAGCTTGTGGAATTCCAAAACGGGATCCGCGGTCAGGCGTTCAACCTGGAAGACAATTCCGTGGGTGTGATCATTTACGGTGAATATAAGAACATCAAAGAAGGTTTCTCCGTTAAGAGAACCAATAAAATTTTAGAAGTTCCGGTCGGTCCTGAATTATTAGGCCGCGTGGTAAACCCGCTCGGAGAGCCTGTAGACGGTAAAGGCCCGATCAATGCAAAACATACCCGCGCGGTAGAAAGCCCTGCTCCCGGTATTTCCAAAAGACAACCGGTAGAAGAGCCTCTTCAAACCGGTATCAAAAGTATCGACGCAATGATCCCGATAGGCCGTGGACAAAGGGAGTTGATCATCGGAGACCGTGGAACCGGTAAAACTTCCATCGCTCTGGATACGATCATCAACCAAAAAGGATCCGGAGTTATCTGCGTTTACGTAGCAATCGGACAAAAAGCTTCCACTGTAGCGACTATCGTAGAAAAACTAAAAGCGGTTGGAGCTCTGGAATATACCATCGTGGTTTCCGCAACTGCTGCCGATCCTGCTCCTCTGCAATACATCGCTCCTTATTCCGGATGTTCCTTCGCGGAATACTTCATGTATAACGAGAAAAAGGCTACCTTAGTTGTTTATGATGACTTATCAAAACAAGCGGTTGCTTATCGCCAAATGTGTCTTCTTCTTCGTAGACCTCCGGGCCGCGAAGCTTATCCTGGAGACGTATTCTATCTTCACTCTCGCTTATTAGAGAGAGCCGCTAAATTGGACGAAAAATACGGAGCGGGATCTTTGACCGCCCTTCCGATTATCGAGACCCAAGAGGGCGAGGTTTCCGCTTATATTCCGACTAACGTGATTTCCATCACGGACGGTCAGATCTATCTGCAATCCAACTTATTCGCATCCGGGGTTCGTCCTGCAGTGGATGTGGGTATTTCCGTATCCCGTGTTGGTTCAGCCGCTCAGATTAAAGCGATGAAACAAGTCGCAGGAAAAATGAAACTGGAATTAGCTCAGTTCAGAGAGTTGGAAGCATTCGCTCAGCTCGGAACCGATTTGGATCCGGTAACTCAGGCTCAGTTGGACAGAGGATATCGTATCGTTGAGATGCTGAAACAACCTGTTTCCAGCCCTTATCCTGTGGAAGAGCAAGTGGTCGAAATTTTTGCGGTAACCAGAGGACATATGGACAAGGTTCCGGTTCCAAAGGTGAGAGAGTTCGGAGGACATTTACTGAACGTTCTTCGTACACAATACCCTGAAATATTGAACGCAATCCGCACCGAAAAGAAAATTTCGGACGAAGGAAAACTGGGAGAGGTAATCGCCTCTATCGCAGCCGACTTTGTTAGGAACCTGAAGTAA
- a CDS encoding metalloregulator ArsR/SmtB family transcription factor: protein MNAFAALADDTRREIVRLVAKNGELTSTEIGENFNITAPAISHHLKVLKSAKLLNMKKEAQKRIYSLNGSSVSEMEDWILEIIDLWKKRLDKLDRYVLKLKKERTRDKK from the coding sequence ATGAATGCTTTTGCCGCTCTTGCGGACGATACAAGAAGGGAAATTGTGAGACTGGTGGCTAAAAACGGCGAACTCACCTCGACCGAGATCGGAGAAAATTTTAATATCACAGCTCCTGCGATTTCCCATCACCTAAAGGTATTAAAGAGTGCGAAACTCCTAAATATGAAAAAAGAGGCGCAAAAGCGTATTTATAGTCTAAACGGTTCGAGCGTTAGCGAAATGGAAGATTGGATACTCGAAATAATCGATCTATGGAAAAAACGTCTGGATAAATTGGATCGATACGTATTGAAGCTCAAAAAGGAGAGGACCCGTGATAAAAAATAA
- the atpE gene encoding ATP synthase F0 subunit C: MEFGLGYIGVGIAAGLAILGAGLGIGRIGGSAAEGISRQPDAAGKIQTAMIISAALIEGAALFAIVIAFLAGGTLNTAVSKASAKTEVSAPAEGK; this comes from the coding sequence ATGGAATTCGGACTAGGATACATCGGAGTAGGAATCGCAGCTGGGCTCGCTATTTTAGGCGCAGGTCTTGGTATCGGAAGAATCGGTGGCTCTGCCGCTGAAGGAATCAGCCGTCAACCTGATGCAGCTGGAAAAATCCAAACTGCGATGATCATCTCTGCAGCCCTTATCGAAGGTGCGGCTCTGTTCGCAATCGTGATTGCGTTCCTCGCAGGCGGAACTTTGAACACAGCAGTTTCTAAAGCATCTGCTAAAACTGAAGTTTCTGCACCGGCTGAAGGTAAATAA
- the atpH gene encoding ATP synthase F1 subunit delta, producing the protein MSYSAIPKTYAAAFADASSSPEEAEQELDSIVGIFRVEPLFRNFFDTPAVKREEKEAVLIKIFQGKISELTLNFLHVLLRRGRFSFLSEIHDALKEELDRKAGRVRAKVRSYPLLSETELSKLREVLKERFKSEFILEVKEDPSLIGGFVVRFQDLAIDGSMKNQLRKVRQTLLDSKLPVGVVYEN; encoded by the coding sequence ATGAGCTATTCAGCGATCCCAAAAACATACGCGGCCGCATTTGCGGACGCTAGCTCTTCACCGGAAGAAGCCGAGCAAGAATTGGATTCGATTGTAGGAATTTTCCGCGTTGAACCTTTGTTTCGTAATTTTTTCGATACTCCTGCGGTTAAACGAGAAGAAAAAGAAGCGGTTTTAATCAAAATCTTCCAAGGAAAAATTTCGGAGCTCACTCTGAACTTTTTACACGTACTTCTTCGCAGGGGAAGATTTTCCTTTCTTTCCGAAATCCACGACGCTTTAAAGGAAGAACTGGATCGCAAAGCTGGAAGAGTTCGCGCTAAAGTTAGAAGTTATCCGTTATTGAGTGAGACTGAGCTCTCCAAATTACGGGAAGTATTAAAAGAAAGATTCAAATCAGAGTTTATCTTGGAAGTTAAGGAGGACCCCAGCCTTATCGGTGGTTTTGTGGTTCGATTCCAGGATTTGGCAATCGATGGTTCTATGAAGAACCAACTCAGAAAAGTAAGGCAAACCTTGCTGGATAGTAAATTACCGGTCGGAGTTGTGTATGAAAATTAA
- the atpD gene encoding F0F1 ATP synthase subunit beta — protein sequence MSIGKVKQIIGSVLDIEFESGHLPEIFNALEINAVINGQKEKIVAEVQQHIGDSAVRAIALSSTDGLTRGQEVSDTGAPISVPVGDVTLGRIFNVLGEPVDEGAPIQVKERKPIHRPAPGYEDLSPKTEVFETGIKVIDLLAPYIKGGKTGLFGGAGVGKTVLIQELINNIAKQHGGFSVFAGVGERTREGNDLWREMKESGVINKTVLCYGQMNEPPGARLRVALSALTMAEHFRDSIGTDVLLFVDNIFRFSQAGSEVSALLGRMPSAVGYQPTLSTEMGALQERITSTRKGSITSVQAIYVPADDLTDPAPANAFAHLDATTVLSRAISDKGIYPAVDPLDSTSRVMNAEVLGAEHYGVAREVQRILQRYKDLQDIIAILGMDELSEDDKVLVARARKIEKFLSQPFHVAEVFTGSPGRYVKLSDTVRSFKELISGNCDHLPEQAFYMVGTIEDAIEKSKNLRA from the coding sequence ATGAGCATAGGTAAAGTAAAACAAATCATCGGATCCGTTTTGGATATCGAGTTCGAATCCGGACATCTGCCCGAAATTTTTAACGCATTAGAGATCAATGCGGTAATCAACGGCCAAAAGGAAAAAATCGTAGCCGAAGTGCAACAGCATATCGGCGATAGCGCAGTGCGCGCAATTGCACTTTCTTCCACCGATGGGTTGACCAGAGGCCAGGAAGTTTCCGATACCGGAGCTCCTATTTCCGTTCCGGTCGGGGACGTGACTCTTGGAAGAATTTTTAACGTATTGGGTGAGCCTGTCGACGAAGGCGCTCCTATTCAAGTGAAAGAGCGTAAGCCGATTCACAGACCTGCACCTGGTTACGAAGACCTTTCCCCTAAAACGGAAGTATTCGAAACAGGGATCAAGGTCATCGACCTTCTCGCTCCTTATATCAAGGGAGGAAAGACCGGACTCTTCGGAGGAGCCGGAGTAGGTAAAACGGTTCTTATCCAAGAGTTGATCAACAATATCGCGAAACAGCACGGTGGATTTTCCGTGTTCGCAGGTGTTGGTGAAAGAACTCGCGAAGGAAACGACCTCTGGAGAGAGATGAAAGAATCCGGAGTTATCAACAAGACCGTACTTTGTTATGGTCAGATGAACGAACCTCCTGGCGCTCGTCTTCGCGTGGCACTTTCCGCTCTTACAATGGCGGAACATTTCCGTGATTCCATCGGAACAGACGTATTACTCTTTGTAGACAATATCTTCCGTTTTTCCCAAGCGGGATCGGAAGTATCGGCTCTACTCGGACGTATGCCTTCTGCGGTGGGGTATCAGCCGACTCTTTCCACAGAGATGGGTGCTCTCCAAGAACGTATTACTTCTACTCGTAAAGGATCGATCACTTCCGTTCAGGCGATCTACGTTCCAGCGGACGACTTGACTGACCCTGCTCCTGCGAACGCATTCGCTCACTTGGATGCAACTACGGTTCTTTCTCGTGCGATTTCCGATAAAGGGATTTATCCTGCGGTTGACCCACTTGATTCTACTTCCCGCGTGATGAACGCAGAAGTTTTGGGAGCGGAACACTACGGTGTAGCCCGTGAGGTTCAAAGGATCCTGCAGCGTTATAAAGATCTTCAAGATATTATCGCGATCCTTGGTATGGACGAACTTTCCGAGGACGATAAGGTTCTGGTGGCTCGTGCAAGAAAGATCGAGAAATTCCTTTCTCAGCCTTTCCACGTAGCGGAAGTATTTACAGGATCTCCTGGAAGATACGTAAAACTTTCCGATACAGTTCGTTCTTTCAAAGAATTGATTTCCGGAAATTGCGACCACCTTCCGGAGCAAGCCTTCTACATGGTAGGAACCATAGAAGACGCGATCGAGAAGTCCAAAAACCTGAGAGCATAA
- the atpC gene encoding ATP synthase F1 subunit epsilon, translating to MAAKLDVSVISPEKLLFHGDADSIVVPGSEGFFGVYPGHTSLVSLLGIGVLEVRQGNKTKIAAIEGGFFEVRDNKVTILTDHGSLKEDIDLAAAQKALEEAEALPASSEKNTLVLKAKTRILAASR from the coding sequence ATGGCAGCCAAGCTAGACGTATCGGTAATCTCTCCTGAAAAACTACTCTTCCATGGCGATGCGGACAGCATCGTCGTGCCTGGAAGCGAAGGATTTTTCGGAGTGTATCCGGGCCATACCTCTCTTGTTTCCCTGCTTGGGATCGGCGTGTTGGAAGTCCGACAAGGAAATAAAACCAAAATTGCCGCAATCGAAGGCGGGTTTTTTGAAGTAAGAGACAATAAAGTTACGATTTTGACGGACCACGGTAGTTTGAAAGAAGATATCGACCTGGCTGCCGCCCAAAAAGCCCTAGAAGAAGCGGAAGCTCTACCTGCCTCCAGCGAGAAAAATACTCTCGTCCTAAAAGCAAAAACCCGAATTTTAGCGGCTTCCCGCTAA
- a CDS encoding AtpZ/AtpI family protein encodes MSEPDQKPPEKKDASPWQLASVGTEFAFIIIASVFIGRYLDGRFGWSPFGILFGAIFGFGYGIYYLLTRVSQFDKKD; translated from the coding sequence ATGAGCGAGCCGGATCAAAAGCCTCCCGAAAAGAAAGATGCCTCACCCTGGCAGCTTGCTAGCGTAGGAACCGAGTTCGCTTTTATCATCATTGCCTCCGTTTTTATAGGAAGGTATCTGGATGGACGTTTTGGTTGGTCTCCTTTCGGGATATTGTTCGGGGCGATTTTCGGTTTCGGCTACGGGATTTATTATCTTCTCACCAGAGTTTCCCAGTTTGACAAAAAGGACTAA
- the atpB gene encoding F0F1 ATP synthase subunit A translates to MLKQIFATALLLFSLPLFASEGEASKPFDLNEVLVHHLMDHAEFPFNVGGKKVFEGHEAFDPHSENIFVDHSTGHRFHFVGGIDLHITRRVTMMWIVSFFLLIVFIPAARLIAKNPLKIQSRFANAVEAFVSFLKKDVVDANTDGHGHSYYHYIFTLFFFILFCNLMGLIPPVGEVIQLGVESINAGEEVPATAHADSGHHEPIWIAKVWNGITVTGDVSVTVTLALITLLLIYGTGFVYQGPKFILHSVPNGVPWPLYILMWPLEFIISPLAKAFALTVRLLANMTAGHVIILALLGFIFQFQSWGVAPISVFGATAIYFLELFVAFLQAYVFALLTSLFVGSSMHRH, encoded by the coding sequence ATGTTGAAACAAATCTTCGCAACCGCATTATTATTGTTCTCACTTCCATTATTTGCCTCCGAGGGAGAAGCTTCCAAACCTTTCGACCTAAACGAGGTGCTGGTTCACCACTTGATGGATCATGCTGAGTTTCCTTTCAACGTGGGCGGAAAGAAAGTTTTCGAAGGCCATGAAGCTTTCGATCCTCATTCGGAAAATATTTTTGTGGATCATTCCACAGGTCATAGATTCCACTTCGTGGGTGGAATTGATCTCCATATCACTCGTCGCGTAACGATGATGTGGATTGTTTCCTTCTTTCTTCTGATCGTATTCATTCCTGCCGCTCGCCTCATCGCAAAAAATCCTTTAAAAATACAAAGTAGATTCGCAAACGCAGTAGAAGCGTTCGTGAGTTTTTTGAAAAAGGATGTGGTGGATGCAAATACGGACGGTCACGGACATTCTTATTATCATTATATTTTTACATTATTTTTCTTTATCCTTTTCTGTAACCTGATGGGGCTCATTCCTCCGGTTGGAGAAGTGATCCAGCTCGGTGTAGAATCCATCAACGCAGGAGAAGAAGTTCCGGCAACCGCACATGCGGATTCCGGTCACCACGAGCCCATCTGGATCGCAAAAGTTTGGAATGGGATCACAGTAACAGGTGATGTTTCGGTTACTGTTACTCTTGCGCTCATTACTTTACTTTTGATTTACGGAACAGGATTCGTTTACCAAGGACCGAAGTTTATTCTTCATTCCGTTCCGAACGGAGTGCCTTGGCCTCTATACATTTTAATGTGGCCTTTGGAGTTTATTATTTCTCCTCTTGCGAAAGCGTTCGCACTCACTGTGCGTCTTTTAGCGAATATGACAGCAGGACACGTAATTATCTTAGCGTTACTCGGATTTATCTTCCAATTCCAATCTTGGGGAGTGGCGCCGATCTCGGTTTTCGGAGCAACTGCGATCTATTTCTTAGAATTATTCGTGGCTTTCTTGCAGGCTTACGTTTTCGCTCTTCTGACCTCGCTCTTTGTGGGCTCGAGTATGCATAGGCACTAA
- a CDS encoding F0F1 ATP synthase subunit B: MFLLAADRGLGALLDVNPGLIIWTLITFTIVVIILKVFAWDVILKALDERAETIQNDIRKAADVRSEAEALLKDYETRIAQAKDQANGIVAEAKSDATNLKNKMLDDASKEVKALKDGAIRDIELAKSKALAELQGQIVEMTVQVAGLVLEKQLKADDYKSFIENELGKIKKLSA, from the coding sequence TTGTTTCTCTTGGCAGCTGACAGGGGATTAGGCGCACTATTAGATGTTAATCCGGGTCTGATCATTTGGACCCTGATTACCTTCACGATAGTCGTTATTATCCTTAAAGTTTTCGCTTGGGATGTGATCCTCAAGGCTCTGGATGAAAGAGCTGAGACCATCCAAAACGATATTCGTAAGGCTGCTGACGTACGTTCCGAAGCGGAAGCTCTGCTGAAAGATTATGAAACAAGAATCGCACAAGCAAAGGACCAAGCTAACGGAATCGTAGCGGAAGCCAAATCGGACGCTACTAACCTGAAAAACAAAATGTTGGATGATGCTTCGAAAGAAGTGAAGGCGCTCAAAGACGGCGCAATCAGAGACATCGAACTTGCAAAATCCAAAGCATTGGCGGAACTCCAAGGACAGATCGTTGAAATGACCGTTCAGGTCGCTGGATTGGTCTTGGAGAAACAGTTAAAGGCAGACGATTACAAGTCCTTTATTGAGAACGAGTTAGGTAAGATCAAAAAACTGAGCGCGTAA